TTTGACGACATCAACGTGGCCTTGTCATATCCCATGAATGGCCCCGAACGCATGGCCATCAACCGCAGCTACCAGGAGACTATGAGCACTCTACTCACCATTGCGGTGTGCGTTTGTGTCCCGGTTCTCATTTGTGGCTTTTTAATGAGTGATTACCACCTCGATGAGATGGAACAAGGTGTCACCGGACGAGCCATTGGTGGAGAGATCGGCGAAGACAGGATGAAAGCCCAGAGGAGCAAAAAGGGAAGCTCATATAACCCAGCGAATTGGTTCAGGCGCCGCACGAACAGAGAAGTGGAATAGACAGGGAGTGTATCTGCGGCGGATACGAGAACCTAGTATATGGTTTGGATGTGATGATTATGGATTTTAGCCCGTGGTTATCGTGCTGCCGGCATTGATCTGTTGCTGCCCCTTCTTTTAGTTGTTGTGACACGCATCCAAGATATTATTCCCCTCCCGTCTTGCTTGGTGAGATACTTGGTCATTGAATTTGAAAGGGCCTGTTAAAGATGGGTTCATCTTTGTTATAAGAACTATAGATGAAACATTCCCTTTAGCCGTAATGAAGGGAGCTATGCAACCCTCGTCATACCCTGCCCGGCTATTCTACACATTGCCAGAACTGGCACATAATTGCTACCCTGAGAACTCGGGAGTCACGTAACGCCCCTGCGGAGGGTCGATGCTCTCTCGGAACTTGGAAATCATATCTCCGTTGAGCAGTTATTCACGTTGCTGTCAGACCTCCGGCTTTGGCCTTCGGCAGCGAGGAATTACGGCTCGTTTGGGTCAAGGACTAATCTCTTGCTACGCTGCTTCTAAAGACACTGCCAAGGAAGGCGCAGAGGCTACACCCGCTCGGCTCTcgatttatatctatattgaTAGCTGCTGTTCTTTTAGTCCACTGGGAAAACTTCATTCAGAACAATAAGGCAGAACTCTTCAACAGGCCACATGCTCGCATGCACAAAACAACATAGGCTATCGCGTTAGTCAATGTACACGACCATGAAGAAACATAATTCTCCATAATAGCCACTACAACTAGCGTGTGAATGAATAAATCCAAACAAAGCGGAAGTCGGCGGTATTTACTATTCAAAAGTAAGATCGAAGGATGTTTCCTCAGCCTAGACAGTCAATCGCCCCTCTCTGGGTCAACTACCTCACCATCTCGGGCTTTAGGGCATGATTACGCCTCCTCATTCAACAGTAAGGCAGCAGTGGGTTTGAGCAACTGCCAGGGATAAACCCTTGCTTTACCTGCGGCAAATCTGACTCGAAAATCTGGGCGGACGGATCCAGAATACGGTCGATGATGTGAACGATGCCCTGGAGAGGTTCAGCGTCATGTTTAAAAAGTCTCGCAGAGGGATGCTTACATTGGTGACGGGAAGGTTTCCTGCTGTGACCGTGGCCACACTGTTGAGGACGAGATCCTCATTGACCGTCTTTGCACTGACGTATAGGTACGTGCTGGTTTGAAGTCGGATAGTGGTCGAGTTGAAGTCAGACGTCTTGAGCTTCGCGTTTGGGACGTAATGATGTTGGATCAAGTTTCCGAGCCACCACTTTCccttggccgtcttggcAAACGTCTCGAAGTACTCTCCGGTGTTGTTGAAGGCCTTATTTGATGGCGCAAAAAAGGTGTATTGCCATGTTGCCGAGGTGTTGAGGGCTTGCACAAATCCTACGCAGGTTAGCCAGGGTGGTGATTTACAGCTGTTTCAGGACAAACCTCCTAGTTGATCGAGTGTTGACGATAGAATGGATAGGTCCTCTCGCGATTGGATGAAATCCAAAAGAGTATCCGATGCTGGGACGACGTAGGTACCTTCAGGAACTGGAGCGAAGGTGAGGGGTTGGCGATCGATGACCTCACAAAGAGATGTCGATGCCGCCAGGGCTGAGAGGAAGACGGAGTAGAATCTCATTGTTTCAATCCAAAGGTAAAAGGCGACGCTGCAAACACTCACGTCTACGCTGGAATTGGCGGGAGCAGAGGAGCATCACATGGACTTCAAATATCCGGCTTCTTCGTGGGCTTGGCATTGAGGACCAAAGACCGGCCCGACTCCGATGCGAGGTTCGGGACATTACCCAGGATTACCCCGAACCCCGAACTCGAGTCTTATGATGTAACCATCTTTCTTCCCGAATCATGTATAAGAAAGTCTTTCATTATTCCAATCATTGAGTGTGACTACTTCGTGGGCATATCCGTCCAATTGACTCTGTACCGATCATGAAGCTCAACATTGTCCCTTTGGCACTCCTGTCGGGCGTCTCCGCTCAAGGATTGGCCACCAAGCCACAGATGGGCAAGTCCCCAAACATCGTCCCCCCTCATATTCACGCCTAGCTAAATTTTTCTGCCAGGCTGGAATTCGTGGAACagcttcaaggccatcatcaatGAAAGCATTATTGAATCCACTGCCAACACCATTGTCAAATCTGGGTTGGCTTCCTTGGGCTACAATTACGTCCTCATGGATGCTGGATGGCAGACTCTTGAGCGAGACAAGGAAGGCCGCCAGCAGGTCAATCTCACCAGGTTTCCTGGTGGCATCAAACCCGTTGCCGATTACATCCACAAGTTGGGTCTGAAGGTCGGCATTTACAGGTGAGAGCCGGTTGAAACCACAACTACCAATGCGATCAATGCGCCATCTAACCTCTAAATAGTGACGCCGGCATCTACGGTTGCGACTTTGCACCTGGTAGCTATGGCTACGAGGAGCTTGACGCCTCCCAGTACGCCGAATGGGGAATCGATTACCTCAAGTACGACAACTGCGGAGGCTTTCAAGCTAACACGCTGTCGGTCCAGGAAAGGTTCCTTCGCATGTCACACGCGTTGAAGGACACGGGCCGTGACATCTTCTACTCCCTCTGCGAGTGGGGTCACCAGTTCCCGTGGTTCTGGGCCGATCAGTTCAGTGACTCTTACCGCATGTCTGGTGACATCCACAGCGAGTACAAGAAAGATAACAGCAATGGCTGCGCAACAGCCTACTGCCTGAACACAGGCTACGCAGGTGTTAGTGTCTTGACGATGATCCGTAAGATGCGTGAGATCTCCAGGTTTCAAAAACCAGGATCTTGGGGTGAGTTCAAGTTTGCCTCTTCTCGAATTAACTGTTGACCGTTGGTAGCGGACATGGACATGCTCGAGGTGGGTGTTGGAAACATGACAAGGCACCAGGAGGAGACACATTTTTCGTTCTGGGCGGCCCTGAAATCTCCTCTCATTATTGGTGCCGACGTCAACAACATTCGAGATTCATCGCTCGAGGTTCTGAAGAACAAGGAGATCATCGCCTTGAATCAAGATAAACTGGGGGTTGCTGTCAACTACATTCCGAGTCTATCACGAGAAGGCAAGTATCAAGTTTGGGCCGGGCCCTTGAAGTCGGGCAAGTCTCGACATGTTATCTTGGTGCAGAATTATGGCACAGATCCACTGGATATCTCGTTGCCCGTTAAGGAAGTGCCGGGTTTGAGTGAAGGGCATCGTCAGCTAATCATTCGTGACGTGTGGGCCAAGAAGAGCCTTGGGAAACTGGGTGCCACTATAGGATTGAAGGGCATCGAGGTGGATCAAGTCAAGGTTTTGGTGCTGTCTGAGAAGTAAAGGGAGGGATCCTGGGCCACTGTGGGATTTCAGACAAACGGCATGTCAGTATCTAGTTGTAGGTCCAGTTAGACAGTCAGCGAATCTTCAAGACAAATATAATGGGCTACATGGTTGCTCGAACTAAGCATCAAGGCTCTTGACGATATCAAGAGTTGGATATTTGTAGACGCCTATTGACAGTTCTTCAGTCCCAAGAATAAAGTCCATAGGGCTTTGCCTCTGAGTGTGAACGCCGATTCATTGCCAGCTAGGAAATGACATGTCAAGAGTATCAGCTACACATAACAACGTGACGACAGAACAAGAATAGTAGACCCAACCAGGCCATCCACCCAATGACCCAAAACATGGCATGGAGATACAAAACAATCcaacttttattaagctcCTATCATTGAGGCATGAAACCTCTCAGAGACGTCACCCTGTCGCTGGGTATAATGGTCTGATCCAGAAATGGGTATGGACAGGGGTCGGCCATGAGGGAAGGGTCTGTGAAGCAGTCCGCCACAGAAATAGTATCCTGTGTGGAAGAATCCATGACATGCTGCATGCCATGGCTTGGCTGGGTCAGGAATGCATCCTGTAGTGAGCCGGGTAATGGTGGGAATGCCAAAGAAACACTGTCCGGGGAGCTCTTTGACGCGGGCTTGAATGCCATGGCCGTAGCATTGGCGTCAAGAGCAAGTTGAAAAGCCGTGGCGTGAGAATAGGCCAAACTGCTTGGTGAGTTATCCTCTTGTTCGCAGTTTGGATATTTCTTGTCGGAAAAGGCCTCTTCACGAATACTTCCAGCGCCGTGATAGCCATCCTGGCGAGCTTGTAGGAGACGTGATTTGAATTTGGACGCCAAGTTGGAGCTGGTGCTCGCATGTCTGCCATTCCACCGCTTAGAGATCTCATCGAGGCTTTGCAGGATAGCATCAAACACGGGAGATATTGGCTTCTCTTGAAAGACGGCATGTGTGAGCAATGCCCGGCCGCATACGA
The window above is part of the Fusarium falciforme chromosome 3, complete sequence genome. Proteins encoded here:
- a CDS encoding Alpha-galactosidase, with translation MKLNIVPLALLSGVSAQGLATKPQMGWNSWNSFKAIINESIIESTANTIVKSGLASLGYNYVLMDAGWQTLERDKEGRQQVNLTRFPGGIKPVADYIHKLGLKVGIYSDAGIYGCDFAPGSYGYEELDASQYAEWGIDYLKYDNCGGFQANTLSVQERFLRMSHALKDTGRDIFYSLCEWGHQFPWFWADQFSDSYRMSGDIHSEYKKDNSNGCATAYCLNTGYAGVSVLTMIRKMREISRFQKPGSWADMDMLEVGVGNMTRHQEETHFSFWAALKSPLIIGADVNNIRDSSLEVLKNKEIIALNQDKLGVAVNYIPSLSREGKYQVWAGPLKSGKSRHVILVQNYGTDPLDISLPVKEVPGLSEGHRQLIIRDVWAKKSLGKLGATIGLKGIEVDQVKVLVLSEK
- a CDS encoding FAS1 domain-containing protein, which translates into the protein MRFYSVFLSALAASTSLCEVIDRQPLTFAPVPEGTYVVPASDTLLDFIQSREDLSILSSTLDQLGGFVQALNTSATWQYTFFAPSNKAFNNTGEYFETFAKTAKGKWWLGNLIQHHYVPNAKLKTSDFNSTTIRLQTSTYLYVSAKTVNEDLVLNSVATVTAGNLPVTNGIVHIIDRILDPSAQIFESDLPQVKQGFIPGSCSNPLLPYC